The following coding sequences are from one Frigoribacterium sp. Leaf415 window:
- a CDS encoding exodeoxyribonuclease III → MSTRLRLATVNVNGVRAAFRKGMGDWLSTRDVDVLTLQEVRASTDDLEGLLGPEWNVVHDPATAKGRAGVAIASRGKAHVHRVELGPDDFDSAGRWLEADYEIDGTVVTVVSTYVHSGEVDTPKQDEKWKFLDAMSARLPELAAHNELSVVTGDLNVGHRELDIKNWKGNVKRAGFLPRERSYFDRFLGPAGEQVATVDGTGGEGLGWVDVGRRFAGEVEGPYSWWSWRGQAFDNDTGWRIDYQLATPALADRVEHYVVDRAAAYDQRWSDHAPVVVDYRL, encoded by the coding sequence ATGTCCACGCGCCTCCGTCTCGCCACCGTCAACGTCAACGGCGTCCGTGCCGCCTTCCGCAAGGGCATGGGCGACTGGCTCTCGACGCGCGACGTCGACGTCCTCACGCTGCAAGAGGTGCGCGCCTCGACCGACGACCTCGAGGGCCTGCTCGGCCCCGAGTGGAACGTCGTCCACGACCCCGCCACCGCCAAGGGCCGGGCCGGGGTCGCCATCGCCAGTCGGGGCAAGGCCCACGTGCACCGCGTCGAGCTCGGGCCCGACGACTTCGACAGCGCCGGCCGCTGGCTCGAGGCGGACTACGAGATCGACGGCACCGTGGTCACCGTGGTCAGCACCTACGTCCACTCGGGCGAGGTCGACACCCCCAAGCAGGACGAGAAATGGAAGTTCCTCGACGCCATGTCGGCGCGACTCCCCGAGCTCGCCGCCCACAACGAGCTCTCGGTGGTCACGGGCGACCTCAACGTGGGGCACCGCGAGCTCGACATCAAGAACTGGAAGGGCAACGTCAAGCGCGCCGGCTTCCTCCCCCGCGAGCGGTCGTACTTCGACCGCTTCCTCGGGCCGGCGGGCGAGCAGGTCGCGACGGTCGACGGCACCGGCGGAGAAGGCCTCGGGTGGGTCGACGTGGGTCGACGCTTCGCGGGCGAGGTCGAGGGTCCCTACTCGTGGTGGTCGTGGCGGGGTCAGGCCTTCGACAACGACACCGGGTGGCGCATCGACTACCAGTTGGCCACCCCGGCGTTGGCCGACAGGGTCGAGCACTACGTGGTCGACCGGGCGGCCGCCTACGACCAGCGGTGGTCGGACCACGCTCCGGTCGTCGTCGACTACCGGCTCTGA
- a CDS encoding YihY/virulence factor BrkB family protein codes for MRAPWTREPTPDPAEATRASSVGGPSGRARRAGSRVVGSRPTRVLARHVTAKGPLLAAGLTYQALFALFAALWVGFSVAGFVVSGDQLLRDELIVFIRSAVPGLIQDVDGTGVVDPELLLDASVFGWTGAVALLGLLVSSITLLGSMRDCVRIVFRAPQPVTPLGRLIVRDLGLALCFGAAVVVSATLSLLSTTAVSGLLSGFGVSTRSIVGETTLRVVGVVLVFVFETAVLAVLFRVLAGLHIPFRRLLSGAMIGAAGFVSLTVVGGVVLRATGSNPLVASFAAIVGLLIVINLLCQVLLLSAGWIAVGMDDLGVLADPHEEAARLRRLEEERRAQEARARSRGGRLVDGARGLLSRSLRAVRRGDPSDVPPTDVPPTGPPDGTRDGARR; via the coding sequence ATGCGCGCGCCGTGGACCCGAGAACCGACGCCCGACCCGGCCGAGGCGACCCGCGCCTCCTCGGTGGGAGGCCCGTCCGGACGCGCCCGTCGGGCCGGGTCGCGCGTCGTGGGGTCACGCCCGACCCGCGTGCTGGCGCGGCACGTCACGGCGAAGGGGCCTTTGCTCGCGGCCGGGCTCACCTATCAGGCGCTCTTCGCGCTGTTCGCGGCCCTGTGGGTGGGCTTCTCGGTCGCCGGGTTCGTCGTCTCGGGCGACCAGCTGCTGCGCGACGAGTTGATCGTGTTCATCCGCTCGGCCGTGCCCGGACTGATCCAGGACGTCGACGGCACCGGCGTCGTCGACCCCGAGCTGCTGCTCGACGCGTCGGTCTTCGGCTGGACCGGGGCCGTCGCCCTGCTCGGCCTGCTCGTGTCGTCCATCACGTTGCTCGGCAGCATGCGCGACTGCGTCCGGATCGTGTTCCGGGCGCCCCAACCGGTCACGCCCCTCGGTCGGCTGATCGTGCGCGACCTCGGCCTGGCGCTCTGCTTCGGCGCCGCGGTCGTCGTCTCGGCGACGCTGTCCCTGCTCAGCACCACGGCGGTCTCGGGCCTGTTGTCCGGGTTCGGCGTCTCGACCCGGTCGATCGTCGGCGAGACGACCCTGCGCGTGGTCGGCGTCGTGCTCGTGTTCGTCTTCGAGACCGCGGTGCTCGCCGTGCTGTTCCGCGTGCTGGCGGGGCTCCACATCCCCTTCCGTCGGCTGCTCTCGGGGGCGATGATCGGCGCGGCCGGGTTCGTCTCGCTGACCGTGGTCGGCGGCGTCGTGCTGCGGGCCACGGGCTCGAACCCCCTGGTCGCCTCGTTCGCGGCGATCGTCGGACTGCTGATCGTGATCAACCTGCTGTGCCAGGTGCTGCTGCTCAGCGCCGGCTGGATCGCCGTCGGCATGGACGACCTCGGCGTCCTCGCCGACCCGCACGAAGAGGCGGCTCGCCTGCGACGCCTCGAGGAGGAACGGCGAGCCCAGGAGGCGCGGGCCCGGTCGCGCGGCGGTCGTCTCGTCGACGGCGCCCGCGGCCTGCTCTCGCGGTCGCTGCGTGCCGTCCGCCGGGGCGACCCGTCCGACGTCCCACCCACCGACGTCCCCCCCACGGGCCCTCCGGACGGCACCCGCGACGGTGCCCGCCGCTAG
- the ptsP gene encoding phosphoenolpyruvate--protein phosphotransferase codes for MALQGVGVGRGVAVGPVKKMPDPLPEPGTDPRTADAALEYDAVLTALSAVAADLTARGEKAGGEAKDVLDAQSLMAQDPTLTDDVKARIDDGRTGERAVHEAFAAFQDLLIGMGGYMAERATDLGDVAQRVIASLRGVPAPGVPESDTPFVLVAPDLAPADTALLDLDKVLALVTRDGGPTSHTAILARSKSIPAIVGVTGALDLADGTVVVADAASGVVTVDPSADEVADAEKRIADRAAAAAAPLTDGALADGHAVPLLANLGAPAEAAGAIELGAEGVGLFRTEFLFLGNSSAPTVESQTASYTALLEAFPGKKVVVRALDAGADKPLSFLNDAHEENPALGLRGLRALRVKEDILRDQLSALAAAQAATTADLWVMAPMVSDAEETEYFVTLGRELGLKTVGVMAEVPSLAVLADQIFASADFVSVGTNDLTQYTMAADRMLGSVAAYQDPWHPAVLRLVKSLGDAGAAAGKPVGICGEAAADPLLAVVLVGLGATTLSMTPAALADVRLELSRYTLDQARELATVAVAATTAAGARQAAEAATV; via the coding sequence GTGGCACTACAGGGCGTTGGCGTCGGACGTGGAGTGGCCGTCGGCCCCGTCAAGAAGATGCCCGATCCGCTGCCCGAGCCGGGCACCGACCCGCGCACGGCCGACGCGGCCCTCGAGTACGACGCCGTGCTCACCGCCCTGTCCGCCGTCGCCGCCGACCTCACGGCTCGGGGTGAGAAGGCCGGCGGCGAGGCGAAGGACGTCCTCGACGCCCAGTCGCTGATGGCCCAGGACCCGACCCTCACCGACGACGTCAAGGCCCGCATCGACGACGGTCGCACCGGCGAACGCGCGGTGCACGAGGCGTTCGCGGCCTTCCAGGACCTCCTGATCGGCATGGGCGGCTACATGGCCGAGCGGGCCACCGACCTCGGCGACGTGGCACAGCGCGTCATCGCCTCGCTGCGCGGCGTCCCCGCCCCGGGGGTGCCCGAGAGCGACACCCCGTTCGTCCTCGTCGCACCCGACCTCGCGCCTGCCGACACCGCCCTGCTCGACCTCGACAAGGTGCTCGCGCTCGTCACGCGCGACGGCGGGCCCACGTCCCACACGGCGATCCTCGCCCGGTCCAAGTCGATCCCCGCGATCGTCGGGGTCACCGGTGCCCTCGACCTGGCCGACGGCACCGTCGTCGTGGCCGACGCCGCGAGCGGCGTCGTGACGGTCGACCCCTCGGCCGACGAGGTCGCCGACGCCGAGAAGCGCATCGCCGACCGTGCGGCCGCGGCCGCCGCCCCGCTGACCGACGGTGCACTGGCCGACGGCCACGCCGTCCCGCTGCTCGCCAACCTCGGCGCGCCGGCCGAGGCCGCAGGGGCGATCGAGCTGGGTGCCGAGGGCGTCGGCCTGTTCCGTACCGAGTTCCTCTTCCTCGGCAACTCCTCCGCGCCCACCGTCGAGAGCCAGACCGCGAGCTACACCGCACTGCTCGAGGCCTTCCCGGGCAAGAAGGTCGTCGTCCGCGCCCTCGACGCCGGCGCCGACAAGCCGCTCAGCTTCTTGAACGACGCCCACGAAGAGAATCCCGCCCTCGGCCTCCGCGGCCTCCGCGCCCTGCGCGTCAAGGAAGACATCCTGCGCGACCAGCTCAGCGCCCTCGCGGCGGCGCAGGCCGCCACCACCGCCGACCTCTGGGTGATGGCACCCATGGTCAGCGACGCCGAAGAGACCGAGTACTTCGTCACCCTCGGTCGCGAACTCGGGCTGAAGACCGTCGGCGTGATGGCCGAGGTCCCCTCGCTCGCCGTGCTCGCCGACCAGATCTTCGCCAGCGCCGACTTCGTCAGCGTCGGCACGAACGACCTGACCCAGTACACGATGGCGGCCGACCGCATGCTCGGCTCCGTGGCCGCCTACCAGGACCCGTGGCACCCCGCCGTGCTGCGCCTGGTCAAGTCGCTCGGTGACGCCGGCGCGGCCGCGGGCAAGCCCGTCGGCATCTGCGGCGAGGCCGCGGCCGACCCGTTGCTGGCAGTCGTGCTCGTCGGGCTCGGGGCCACCACGCTCTCGATGACGCCGGCTGCGCTGGCCGACGTGCGTCTCGAGCTCTCGCGGTACACCCTCGACCAGGCTCGCGAACTCGCGACCGTTGCCGTCGCGGCGACCACCGCCGCGGGCGCCCGCCAGGCCGCCGAAGCCGCCACCGTCTGA
- a CDS encoding DUF6177 family protein: MVDAITSRAVRVDSRARVVRLSRPLADLLGRPATGRRVVLVTGERSRLTVGLRAALVAAGGVWAIHDDKGRLRDGLTGVPYADVDAAATEPDVAAAVPALEPLPIIADAVDTTCQLTVDLTVLHRASHDTSLGGAVETLGAAVSGSVPTRWGTTEPLGHVWDCWVLTQHARHQAPETVRVVVEGPHLSATITARVTDHGIEETTALTVDVTEGSLDDAIARLTDALGHIAESSLPTFALVIAREGESDRCVRAVTYPPPNPVALLIGAPSVRRLGLERSALDAERPVVVVGRPRLPAFVVPLGDAATSGWNALHRTLEAVGPERLAQLVASPLLQAWEEDLHELDLLHESSTETAAETETEIERPAEDEA; the protein is encoded by the coding sequence ATGGTCGACGCGATCACGTCGCGCGCCGTCCGGGTCGACAGCAGGGCTCGCGTCGTCCGACTCAGTCGTCCGCTCGCGGACCTCCTCGGTCGACCCGCCACGGGCCGACGTGTGGTCCTGGTGACCGGCGAACGGTCGCGCCTCACGGTCGGACTCCGGGCCGCGCTGGTCGCCGCCGGGGGAGTCTGGGCGATCCACGACGACAAGGGCCGTCTTCGTGACGGCCTCACGGGCGTGCCCTACGCCGACGTCGACGCCGCGGCCACCGAACCGGACGTCGCTGCCGCGGTTCCCGCCCTGGAGCCGCTGCCGATCATCGCCGACGCCGTGGACACCACGTGCCAGCTGACCGTCGACCTCACGGTGCTGCACCGGGCGTCACACGACACGAGCCTCGGAGGCGCTGTCGAGACCCTGGGAGCGGCCGTCTCGGGCTCCGTCCCGACCCGGTGGGGGACGACCGAGCCCCTCGGGCACGTCTGGGACTGCTGGGTCCTCACCCAGCACGCGCGCCATCAGGCCCCCGAGACCGTCCGGGTGGTCGTCGAGGGGCCGCATCTCTCGGCGACGATCACCGCCCGGGTCACCGACCACGGCATCGAAGAGACCACGGCGTTGACGGTCGACGTGACCGAGGGGTCGCTCGACGACGCGATCGCGCGACTGACCGACGCCCTCGGCCACATCGCCGAGTCGTCGCTGCCGACCTTCGCCCTGGTCATCGCCCGCGAGGGCGAGTCCGACCGGTGCGTCCGGGCGGTCACCTACCCGCCGCCGAACCCGGTCGCGCTGCTGATCGGGGCGCCATCCGTCCGGCGGCTCGGCCTCGAACGTTCCGCCCTCGACGCCGAACGGCCCGTCGTCGTGGTCGGCCGTCCTCGCCTCCCCGCTTTCGTCGTGCCCCTGGGTGACGCGGCCACCTCGGGCTGGAACGCCCTCCACCGCACCCTCGAGGCCGTGGGCCCCGAGCGGCTCGCCCAGCTCGTCGCCAGCCCGCTGCTCCAGGCGTGGGAGGAAGACCTCCACGAACTCGACCTGCTGCACGAGAGCTCGACCGAGACCGCGGCCGAGACCGAGACCGAGATCGAGCGTCCGGCCGAGGACGAGGCCTGA
- a CDS encoding succinate dehydrogenase iron-sulfur subunit translates to MSTAVLENKPQGSDAVPTFTATLIIRRFDPEVDDEPRWQDFDVQVLPTDRVLDALHQIKWEQDGSLTFRRSCAHGVCGSDAMRINGRNRLACKTLIKDLDISQPIYVEAIKGLPLEKDLVVDMEPFFQSYREIQPFLMASSKPEKERLQSATQRERFDDTTKCILCAACTSSCPVFWTDGQYFGPAAIVNAHRFIFDSRDEGAQVRLDILNDKEGVWRCRTTFNCTEACPRGIQVTQAIAEVKQAVLRGRA, encoded by the coding sequence ATGAGCACCGCTGTCCTCGAGAACAAGCCCCAGGGCTCCGACGCCGTCCCCACGTTCACGGCCACGCTGATCATCCGTCGTTTCGACCCCGAGGTCGACGACGAGCCCCGCTGGCAGGACTTCGACGTCCAGGTGCTGCCGACCGACCGCGTGCTCGACGCCCTGCACCAGATCAAGTGGGAGCAGGACGGCTCGCTGACCTTCCGCCGCTCGTGCGCCCACGGCGTCTGCGGCTCGGACGCGATGCGCATCAACGGTCGCAACCGGCTGGCCTGCAAGACCCTGATCAAGGACCTCGACATCTCGCAGCCGATCTACGTCGAGGCCATCAAGGGCCTGCCGCTCGAGAAGGACCTCGTCGTCGACATGGAGCCCTTCTTCCAGTCGTACCGCGAGATCCAGCCGTTCCTGATGGCGTCGTCGAAGCCCGAGAAGGAGCGCCTGCAGAGCGCCACCCAGCGCGAGCGTTTCGACGACACGACGAAGTGCATCCTCTGCGCCGCGTGCACGTCGAGCTGCCCCGTGTTCTGGACCGACGGGCAGTACTTCGGCCCGGCGGCGATCGTCAACGCGCACCGCTTCATCTTCGACTCGCGCGACGAGGGCGCCCAGGTCCGCCTCGACATCCTCAACGACAAAGAGGGTGTCTGGCGCTGCCGCACCACGTTCAACTGCACCGAGGCCTGCCCGCGAGGCATCCAGGTGACCCAGGCCATCGCCGAGGTCAAGCAGGCCGTTCTGCGCGGTCGCGCCTGA
- the sdhA gene encoding succinate dehydrogenase flavoprotein subunit, which translates to MTTPSPAPASTVVDGVHYHQHDIVIVGAGGAGMRAAIEAGPNASTAVISKLYPTRSHTGAAQGGMAAALANVEDDNWEWHTFDTVKGGDYLVDQDAAEILAKEAIDAVLDLENMGLPFNRTPEGKIDQRRFGGHTAEHGKNPVRRACYAADRTGHMILQTLYQNCVKHGINFFNEFYVLDLIMGEIDGEERPAGVIAYELSTGDLHVFQGKAVIFATGGFGKIYKTTSNAHTLTGDGVGIIWRKGLPLEDMEFFQFHPTGLAGLGILLSEAARGEGAILRNSEGERFMERYAPTIKDLAPRDIVARCMATEIREGRGAGPHKDYVYLDITHLDPAVIDAKLPDITEFARTYLGVEPYTEPVPVLPTAHYAMGGIPTNVKAEVLRDNTTVVPGLYAAGECACVSVHGSNRLGTNSLLDINVFGKRAGNNAVEYVKDAPFVPLPADPAGFVRGLVEDVRNATGTERIATLRKELQDSMDRNAQVFRTEETLDEVTHVIADLRERFKNISVQDKGKRFNTDLLEAIELGFLLDLAEVVVYSARSRQESRGGHFREDYPTRDDENWLVHTMAYLTGDAHSSLAGDHIRLDTKPVVITNYQPMERKY; encoded by the coding sequence GTGACCACACCCTCCCCCGCCCCCGCCAGCACCGTCGTCGACGGCGTCCACTACCACCAGCACGACATCGTCATCGTCGGGGCCGGGGGTGCGGGCATGAGGGCGGCCATCGAGGCCGGCCCGAACGCCAGCACCGCGGTGATCTCGAAGCTGTACCCGACCCGTTCGCACACCGGTGCGGCCCAGGGCGGCATGGCTGCGGCCCTCGCCAACGTCGAGGACGACAACTGGGAGTGGCACACCTTCGACACCGTCAAGGGCGGCGACTACCTCGTCGACCAGGACGCCGCCGAGATCCTCGCCAAAGAGGCGATCGACGCCGTCCTCGACCTCGAGAACATGGGTCTGCCGTTCAACCGCACACCCGAGGGCAAGATCGACCAGCGCCGATTCGGCGGCCACACGGCCGAGCACGGCAAGAACCCCGTCCGGCGGGCCTGCTACGCCGCCGACCGCACCGGGCACATGATCCTCCAGACCCTGTACCAGAACTGCGTCAAGCACGGCATCAACTTCTTCAACGAGTTCTACGTCCTCGACCTCATCATGGGAGAGATCGACGGCGAGGAGCGCCCGGCCGGTGTCATCGCCTACGAGCTCTCGACCGGTGACCTGCACGTGTTCCAGGGCAAGGCCGTCATCTTCGCCACCGGTGGCTTCGGCAAGATCTACAAGACGACGTCGAACGCGCACACCCTCACGGGCGACGGCGTGGGCATCATCTGGCGCAAGGGCCTGCCGCTCGAGGACATGGAGTTCTTCCAGTTCCACCCGACCGGCCTCGCCGGGCTCGGAATCCTGTTGAGCGAAGCCGCTCGTGGTGAGGGTGCCATCCTGCGCAACAGCGAGGGCGAGCGCTTCATGGAGCGCTACGCCCCCACCATCAAAGACCTGGCGCCCCGCGACATCGTGGCGCGCTGCATGGCCACCGAGATCCGCGAGGGCCGGGGCGCGGGGCCGCACAAGGACTACGTCTACCTCGACATCACGCACCTCGACCCGGCCGTGATCGACGCCAAGCTGCCCGACATCACCGAGTTCGCGCGCACCTACCTCGGCGTCGAGCCCTACACCGAGCCCGTGCCCGTGCTGCCGACCGCCCACTACGCCATGGGCGGCATCCCGACGAACGTCAAGGCCGAGGTGTTGCGCGACAACACCACGGTCGTGCCGGGCCTCTACGCCGCCGGCGAGTGCGCCTGCGTCAGCGTCCACGGATCGAACCGCCTCGGCACCAACTCGCTGCTCGACATCAACGTCTTCGGCAAGCGGGCCGGCAACAACGCGGTCGAGTACGTGAAGGACGCCCCGTTCGTGCCCCTGCCGGCAGACCCCGCCGGCTTCGTGCGCGGTCTCGTCGAGGACGTCCGCAACGCCACGGGCACCGAGCGCATCGCGACGCTGCGCAAAGAGCTGCAGGACAGCATGGACCGGAACGCCCAGGTCTTCCGTACGGAAGAGACGCTCGACGAGGTCACCCACGTGATCGCCGACCTGCGCGAGCGGTTCAAGAACATCTCGGTGCAGGACAAGGGCAAGCGCTTCAACACCGACCTGCTCGAGGCGATCGAGCTGGGCTTCCTGCTCGACCTCGCCGAGGTCGTCGTCTACTCGGCACGCTCGCGTCAAGAGAGCCGCGGCGGACACTTCCGTGAGGACTACCCCACCCGCGACGACGAGAACTGGCTCGTCCACACGATGGCCTACCTGACCGGCGACGCCCACTCGTCGTTGGCCGGTGACCACATCCGGCTCGACACCAAGCCCGTCGTGATCACGAACTACCAGCCGATGGAACGGAAGTACTGA
- the sdhD gene encoding succinate dehydrogenase, hydrophobic membrane anchor protein encodes MTTQTVEAPRSARAAQRSTNYEKWGWIYMRASGLLLVVLVFGHLFINLLASEGGVKAIDFAFVAGKWASPFWQVYDTLLLWLALIHGTNGMRTIVNDYVSKPTVRKVLLVTLLVSTVVLLVLGTLVIYTFDPCPANAPADLLPSFCTAG; translated from the coding sequence ATGACCACCCAGACCGTCGAAGCCCCGCGCTCCGCCCGCGCGGCCCAACGCTCCACCAACTACGAGAAGTGGGGCTGGATCTACATGCGCGCCAGCGGCCTGCTGCTCGTCGTGCTCGTGTTCGGCCACCTGTTCATCAACCTGCTCGCGAGCGAGGGCGGCGTCAAGGCCATCGACTTCGCCTTCGTGGCGGGCAAGTGGGCCAGCCCGTTCTGGCAGGTCTACGACACCCTCCTCCTCTGGCTCGCGCTGATCCACGGCACGAACGGCATGCGCACGATCGTCAACGACTACGTGTCGAAGCCGACGGTGCGCAAGGTGCTGCTCGTCACGCTGCTCGTGTCGACGGTGGTCCTGCTCGTCCTCGGCACGCTCGTGATCTACACGTTCGACCCGTGCCCCGCGAACGCCCCGGCCGACCTGCTGCCGTCGTTCTGCACCGCCGGCTAG
- the sdhC gene encoding succinate dehydrogenase, cytochrome b556 subunit: MAEQSTGTVASPAGRPGAPKISAPKAPGKIAGTLYRGREGMWSWVLHRITGVSIYFFLLVHILDTALVRISPEAYNAVIGTYKNPIMGLGETGLVAAILFHALNGLRIILIDFWGPGTKYQRVMFWIVIGLAVVLFAGFAPRHLMNVFSE, translated from the coding sequence ATGGCCGAGCAGTCGACGGGAACGGTCGCATCACCGGCAGGCAGACCGGGTGCACCGAAGATCAGCGCGCCCAAGGCGCCCGGGAAGATCGCCGGCACCCTCTACCGGGGTCGTGAGGGCATGTGGTCGTGGGTGCTGCACCGCATCACCGGCGTGAGCATCTACTTCTTCCTGCTGGTGCACATCCTCGACACCGCCCTCGTCCGGATCAGCCCCGAGGCCTACAACGCGGTGATCGGCACCTACAAGAACCCGATCATGGGGCTCGGCGAGACCGGCCTCGTGGCGGCGATCCTCTTCCACGCCCTCAACGGCCTGCGGATCATCCTGATCGACTTCTGGGGCCCGGGCACCAAGTACCAGCGCGTCATGTTCTGGATCGTCATCGGCCTCGCCGTGGTCCTGTTCGCCGGTTTCGCGCCGCGCCACCTGATGAACGTCTTCTCGGAGTAG
- a CDS encoding glycosyltransferase family 4 protein, producing MRVVIVTESFLPTVNGVTTSVLRVLDHLARRGHEALVIAPAGRGTTSYAGFPVHRVPSVAYRQFPVGLPNPQVAAAIAGFRPDVVHVASPFLLGAQAIAAAARLGVPSVAVFQTDVARYAGTNGLGLGSAVAWRLVRRIHDQATTTLVPSRASLRDLETAGVGRLATWGRGVDSALFHPNRKSGDAVRALRESWGAPDRVLVGYVGRLAPEKQVERLAALRPLREARLVVVGGGPSLPALRRRLRHHDPVFTGPLHGEHLADAYAALDVFVHTGSTETFGQTVQEAHASGLPVVAPAAGGPLDLVRHGVDGFLFDPRHDHSLRRSVRALVSSDELRARFGEAGRRAVVGRTWETLGDELVEHYRRAMASVRDGAERASVR from the coding sequence ATGCGAGTCGTGATCGTGACCGAGAGCTTCCTGCCCACCGTCAACGGGGTCACCACGAGCGTGCTGCGCGTGCTCGACCACCTGGCCCGACGCGGGCACGAGGCCCTGGTCATCGCCCCGGCCGGGCGCGGGACCACGAGCTACGCCGGCTTCCCGGTCCACCGGGTGCCGTCGGTGGCCTACCGTCAGTTCCCGGTCGGCCTGCCGAACCCGCAGGTCGCGGCCGCCATCGCCGGCTTCCGACCCGACGTCGTGCACGTCGCCTCGCCGTTCCTGCTCGGTGCCCAGGCCATCGCCGCGGCCGCTCGCCTGGGCGTGCCCTCGGTCGCCGTCTTCCAGACCGACGTCGCCCGGTACGCGGGGACGAACGGGCTCGGGCTCGGCTCGGCCGTCGCCTGGCGGCTCGTGCGCCGCATCCACGACCAGGCCACGACGACGTTGGTCCCCTCGCGCGCCTCCCTCCGCGACCTCGAGACGGCCGGCGTGGGCCGGCTCGCGACCTGGGGCCGGGGGGTCGACTCGGCCCTGTTCCACCCGAATCGCAAGTCGGGCGACGCGGTCCGTGCCCTGCGCGAGAGCTGGGGCGCGCCCGACCGCGTGCTCGTCGGCTACGTGGGTCGCCTGGCGCCCGAGAAGCAGGTCGAGCGGCTCGCCGCCCTGCGCCCCTTGCGGGAGGCGCGCCTCGTGGTCGTCGGCGGCGGCCCCTCGCTGCCCGCCCTGCGCCGCCGCCTGCGGCATCACGACCCGGTCTTCACCGGCCCGCTGCACGGCGAGCACCTCGCCGACGCCTACGCGGCCCTCGACGTCTTCGTGCACACGGGCTCGACCGAGACCTTCGGCCAGACCGTGCAGGAGGCCCACGCCAGCGGACTGCCGGTCGTGGCCCCGGCCGCGGGCGGACCCCTCGACCTGGTGCGGCACGGCGTCGACGGGTTCCTCTTCGACCCCCGCCACGACCACTCGCTCCGCCGCAGCGTCCGCGCCTTGGTCTCCTCGGACGAGCTGCGGGCCCGCTTCGGAGAGGCCGGGAGGCGCGCGGTCGTCGGACGCACGTGGGAGACCCTCGGCGACGAACTCGTCGAGCACTACCGACGCGCGATGGCCAGCGTCCGCGACGGGGCCGAGCGCGCCTCCGTCCGCTGA